Below is a window of Camelina sativa cultivar DH55 chromosome 11, Cs, whole genome shotgun sequence DNA.
CTGCAAATTTGTTGGTTTGTCCATCTTAGATTATTCAACTGGAATCTCGCTTTCGTGGACCAATTTAGGAAactcaaccaaaataaatacatgtttctattttaatttcCAGTTTTAAAATAGGACTAGATtttagacaattttttttttaataattattttaaaatatatatatatatatatatatgttgtatttttttgtgtttcatttaatatgttatgattaatatttagattctaCAATTTTAGATTGgttgtgttttttgtgtttggtaccGATTATGCAATACCTAACACCTCTCGTTAACTCATTTGATATCAgaccaaaatattttgtatattataccatccgtaaaaaattatataatcatatttatgtaaatactAATCTGCTCCATAACATGatcaacaataatttttttagcaaGTTAAAAGtatcttaaatatttaaattatggtaactaatttatttaaaaattattttaagtatgttttttgtatattacaaataataacttcaagttttgatatttattcaaaagGCAAGGGTTTAATTGTgtaaatcttacaaataaaatgttactttACCAAATGTActtccaaattaataataggGAGGAGATATGTAAGCCTAATAAAACATTTCTATCATATAATGTTTTCCCCAAATTTAGTTGGAAATTACAtgcaatatattttaaaagagtttcattttaaaataaaaatttagttactccctctgttccaatatataagatcttttaggcttttttcttgttccattttataagatttttttaagttctatgcacttttatattaatttaattatttttgactatttaaattctacaatgttttttttatattggttgaaTTTGCTTAAATGAGacaatatttattgtttattaatctttgtgatTTTAGCcaaaaactcttaatttaaaataattttgttggaTACTAGATGCAGTATATTTTAAAGAGTGTTATgaagaaaattttgttaatttaaaataaatttatttataattatgtttaaaacttttactaTAAGTATTAATTGCATATGCCAGGAGAAATCACAccaattaataaaaaacataacGACATActcgattttgtttttcttcattttcaacgttataataaaatggattagttttccttgtctttcttccttgaaataatatttgtattgCAACTTGCAACTTGCTACCGTGACTGAAAAGGTTTGAAATTCttctatttaaaaacaaaaacaaaaacaaaaactttcaaCTGCTTATATAAAGGAGACTTCAAAGCTCATTAGTAATCCACGATACTTCAACATATTCTCAAATCACACTAATTGGAGAAAGATGCAggttcgatatatatatatttttttttcataatacattttttaaCACTCCTTGATGATGATCCTGGGATTCACAGCTAAGAATCCCCAACTGGTGTTTCCGGGTTCAGTTTTTTGGCTTTCtctaattattttcaaatgttTACCACCTTTCTTCCTTACAAAactatgtaatttttttttattaataaatttaacatttttaacaaagCTTCTAATATATGTACTTATTTgtcctgattttttttaattggttataGAAACTAGCATTATACTGTATCAAATGTCATAGTGCTATCCTAAATAATTAGctatttatcttcttctttttttttttttgtcaaacaattagcttcataatatttaatattttcatgacAGGTTGCTGTACTAAAATTGGATGTTCACTGtgaaaaattgaaacaaaaagctATGGCAACTGTCTGTCGTCTCTCCGGTACACAACCAACACTCATCATTTTCCtaatttctagtttttttttttgtaattctccaattaattaatattcttaaacaatTGATTAAAGTCATAagtataattttgatttgtgaatTTGTAATGAAGGTGTTAAATCGGTGGGCGTGAAAGACGATAAACTAACGGTGACGGGAGAGATTGATACCTACATAATtgtgaagaaattgaagaaagtATGTTATACCGAGATTATCTCGGTTGGACCGGTTAAAGAACCAGAAAAGAAGCCTGATCCGAAGAAGCCACCTGAACCGCCAGAAGTGGTTTATTGGTATCCACCTCAAGTTCCACCGTATTACCAACATTTCAACGGATGTGTCTACGAAGATCCCAATACTTGCGTCATTTcctgaaaataatattttggtcgTATCAGTTTTGTTCGCAATAGTGTAATCCATCATCACTCATCATCAGCTTCGCCGTAGtcattggttttgattttttcaacTGGTCGTTTCCAAACCATTTATACACTCTACATGATTGGACCAAGTTTGCCACTCCCAGGCCCAATGTAttataaaactttctattaacGAGTAAGTCCGGGTTACTTACTACATGTCTAATTCGAATGGTTTTTTTTACATGTCTAGTTCGaatgattttgtttataaaaaaattactaaaatttgattgatatttaatgattagaaacaaaaaattaatacaaatggtttataaaaaa
It encodes the following:
- the LOC104725786 gene encoding uncharacterized protein LOC104725786 — protein: MQVAVLKLDVHCEKLKQKAMATVCRLSGVKSVGVKDDKLTVTGEIDTYIIVKKLKKVCYTEIISVGPVKEPEKKPDPKKPPEPPEVVYWYPPQVPPYYQHFNGCVYEDPNTCVIS